From Inquilinus sp. Marseille-Q2685:
TGCGGTGTCCGATCGTATGCCCGGCTGCAACGGTCATCTCGACCATCTGGGTCAGGGGATCCGCCGACCGGCGGCGCCGCGTCGTTCTCTTGCTCATTTTGTCCGTGGGTTGCCGAAGTTCAGCTGGGTGCCGACCGGGCGGAACCCGAGCTTGGCATAGAGCGGCTCCGCCCCCGCCGCGGCCGACAGCCAGACCAGGTCGTCGCCGGCAAAATAGGCCTCGAGCAGCCGGCGGCACACCGCCTCGGCCAGGCCGCGGCGGCGGAAGGCCGGCCGGGTGCCCACAGCCGCCAGCTCGGCCGTGTCGCCGCCGATCAGCAGCAGCCCGCTGGCGGCCGGAACGCCGTCGAGCCGGGCAAGGGCGGCCCGCCGGCTGCCGCGGGTCAGACCCTGCCGCAGCCGGACGCGGAAATCCGCCTCGCCGGCATCGTCCAGCGGCTGGTCGAAGGCCTCACGCTGGACCAGCATCAGCCCATCGATCGCGGCCTCGTCTTCCGCTGCCAGCAGCCGGGCCGGATCGTCCGAGCCGGGCCGGTAGGCGTCGCGATGCAGGACCATCAGCGGCGCTTCCATCTCCCGCTCATAGCCCATGGCGTAGAGCGTCGGCGACAAGGCAGGGTGCAGCTCGCGGAAGAACTCGACGCGGAAGCGCCGGCCGGCGGCGTCGAAGGCCTGCTGCAACTCGGCCACCGCCGGGCGCCAGTCCGGCGCCGGGGCGACCGGCACGGCGAAGCTCTGGATCGGGTCGTCGCTGGCGTCGGAGACGAACAGCGCGAAAGGGCCGATATCGGCGCGCTGCCGGCCCTCGGTCGCGGCCGCGAGGGTGTTGGGGACCAGGCGCTGCAGCAGCGCCCGGTTCACCGCAGGCCCCCGATCATGGCAGGCGTGTCACGACAGCGCGGGCAGCAGCCGGTCCATCGCGGTCTCCAGCCGCTCGACCGACCCGGCGAAGCACAGCCGCAGATGGCCCTCGCCGCCGAGCCCGAAGGCCGAGCCGGGGGCGAGGCCGACATTGGCCTCGTGCAGCAGCCGCAGCGCCAGGGCCCGGCTGTCGGGCTCGCCCTCGACCCGGAAGAACAGGTAGAAGGCGCCGTCCGGGCGGGTCAGCCGGACCCGCGGCGATTCGGACAGCCGGCCGATCACCAGGTCGCGCGCGGTGCGGCAGCGGTCCACCTGGCTCTGGATGAAGGGCTCGCCCTGCTCGATCGCGGCGACCGCCCCGTATTGCAGGAAGGTCGGCACGCCCGAGGTGTTGAACTGCTGCAGGTTCTCATAGACCTGCCCCAGCTCCTCCGACGCCACCACCCAGCCGATGCGCCAGCCGGTCATCGCCCAGTTCTTGGAGAAGGTGTTGACCACCACCAGCCGGTCCTCCGGCGCGGCGATCGACAGGAAGGACGGCGCCACGGGGCGGTCGTAGACGAAGCGGGCATAGACCTCGTCGGCGACGATCCAGATGCCGCGGGCGCGACAGAAGTCGAGGATGGCCTTCTGCTCCTCCGCCGTCAGGGTCCAGCCGGTCGGGTTGCCCGGGCTGTTCAGGAACAGGGCGCGGGTGCGCGGTCCGCAGGCGGCGAACAGCCGGTCCAGGTCCAGCCGCCAGCGGCCGTTCTCGACCCCGATCGGCACCGGCACGGTGCGGCCGCCGGCGATCTCGACGGCGCTGAAGATGTTCGGCCAGACCGGGGCGGGCAGGACCACCTCGTCGCCCGGCCCGACCAGCGCCTGCATGGTCATCATGATCGCCTGCATGCCGCCGACCGTGACGTAGATCCGGCCTGGAGACACGGTGGTCCCGGCGATCCGGCCGACATAGCCGGCCAGGGCCTCGCGCAGCGGCGGGATGCCGCGCTGCCAGGTGTAGAAGGTCTGGCCTTCGAGGAGGGCGCGGTTCGCCGCCTCGGCGATGAAGGCTGGCGTCGGCCGGTCGCCTTCGCCGACCCAGAGCGGGATCAGGTCGGGCTTGCCGCGCCCGGCATTGACCACCTCGACGATGCCGCTCTCCGGCAGCTGCGCGATGTCGGGCCGGATGCCGCCCAGAAGACCCGCCGCCATATGTCCGTCCACGCTGACCTCTCCCTGCATTCGGGCCGGAGGTTAGCAAGACGGGACGGCGGGCGTCATCCGCGGCCGGCGCATGGGCGCCGCGCGGCCGAAGCGGGAAGGCGAGGCGGGACGATTCCCCGGGAACCGATCGGGGACCGCATTGTTAGGAGAGGGAGGCCCCAACGGCGCTGGTTCGCGAGCGGCTCCGGTCGCCCGACAGCGGGCGGGCCTCGGCGGCCCCGGCGGAGTCCCTCCCCGCCGCAGCCGTGCGATGCAGGACCCCGTGACCGGATCCCCCCCTCCTGGTCACGGGCGGCGGCGGGGCATAAGCGCCCCGCCGCCGGCCTGCTTCTCCTCTTCGAGATTTCAGTGCAGCCGGAACTCGGCGGCGCAGAGCCGCAGATCGCTCGGCTTGACCACGCTGGTGGACGCGACCCGGACCGAGTGCAGCTTGCCCTCGATGTTGTGGGTCCAGAAGTCGAGGAAGCGATGCAGCTCCGGGAAGCGCGGGGCGAGATCGAGCTTCTGCCACACGAAGCTCTGCAGCAGCCCAGGATGATCGGGCAGGTGGTAGAGAATCTCCGCCGTGGTCAGGCGGTAACCCTGCAGCTGACGTTCCAGATCGGTCATTCCGTCACCGTCCCTTTCCTTCCGCACGGCCGGGCTTGCGCGCCCGGTCTATGAAGCAAATGTGATGTGGATTTCCGATGCGGGCAAGAGTATATCTAAGGAAATCAATATGTTAGCAGCGCTCTGGCAGGAGTGCTGCCAGATCGGCGCCGGCTCAGGCGAACAGGTCGCGGTGCTCGCGCTGCACCGTCGGCAAAGCCCGCAGGATCTCCGACAGATGCGCCCGCAGCGCCGCCTCGGCGCCGTCCGGGTCGCGCCGGTCGATCGCCGCCAGGATGGTGCGGTGCTGCGCGATCAGCGCCGGCAGGGACGAGGCCGAGGGCAGCGTCAGATGGCAGACGCGGTCCATATGCGCCTTCAGGTCCTCGATCACGGTCCAGGCAGACGGGCAGCCGGCGCCCTCGGCGATCGCCGCGTGGAAGGCTTCGTCGGCGCGCTGGAACTCGTAATGCTCTCCGGCCGCGGCCGCCGCCTCCTGGGCTTCGAGATGGAAGTCGAT
This genomic window contains:
- a CDS encoding GNAT family N-acetyltransferase: MNRALLQRLVPNTLAAATEGRQRADIGPFALFVSDASDDPIQSFAVPVAPAPDWRPAVAELQQAFDAAGRRFRVEFFRELHPALSPTLYAMGYEREMEAPLMVLHRDAYRPGSDDPARLLAAEDEAAIDGLMLVQREAFDQPLDDAGEADFRVRLRQGLTRGSRRAALARLDGVPAASGLLLIGGDTAELAAVGTRPAFRRRGLAEAVCRRLLEAYFAGDDLVWLSAAAGAEPLYAKLGFRPVGTQLNFGNPRTK
- a CDS encoding pyridoxal phosphate-dependent aminotransferase yields the protein MAAGLLGGIRPDIAQLPESGIVEVVNAGRGKPDLIPLWVGEGDRPTPAFIAEAANRALLEGQTFYTWQRGIPPLREALAGYVGRIAGTTVSPGRIYVTVGGMQAIMMTMQALVGPGDEVVLPAPVWPNIFSAVEIAGGRTVPVPIGVENGRWRLDLDRLFAACGPRTRALFLNSPGNPTGWTLTAEEQKAILDFCRARGIWIVADEVYARFVYDRPVAPSFLSIAAPEDRLVVVNTFSKNWAMTGWRIGWVVASEELGQVYENLQQFNTSGVPTFLQYGAVAAIEQGEPFIQSQVDRCRTARDLVIGRLSESPRVRLTRPDGAFYLFFRVEGEPDSRALALRLLHEANVGLAPGSAFGLGGEGHLRLCFAGSVERLETAMDRLLPALS
- a CDS encoding usg protein; the protein is MTDLERQLQGYRLTTAEILYHLPDHPGLLQSFVWQKLDLAPRFPELHRFLDFWTHNIEGKLHSVRVASTSVVKPSDLRLCAAEFRLH
- a CDS encoding GntR family transcriptional regulator; translation: MAPLDLLDQTTSIARLIELEIRKAIVTLAMKPGAPLSEQEIAVRYGVSRQPVREAFIALARSGLVEVLPRRGTFVVKISIERMLEARFIRESLESAVVRRACERFDARIRTRIDFHLEAQEAAAAAGEHYEFQRADEAFHAAIAEGAGCPSAWTVIEDLKAHMDRVCHLTLPSASSLPALIAQHRTILAAIDRRDPDGAEAALRAHLSEILRALPTVQREHRDLFA